A window of Tissierellales bacterium contains these coding sequences:
- the ppsA gene encoding phosphoenolpyruvate synthase, with the protein MKYEYIKWFNHIDKNDILIVGGKGANLGELTQNGVDVPPGFCITADAYTRFIKLANLEDNIKEKIDNLDVEDSAELHKISADVRKMIKEVEIPEELREEIISAYKEFSEKIKIEEPFVAIRSSATAEDLPEASFAGQQDTYLHISGADAVLEHAKKCWASLWTARAVYYRETQGFDHFDVALSVVVQKMINSEKSGVMFTANPVNCNIDELMINASWGLGEAIVGGNVTPDEYIVSKENKEIIEKHIAEKTVMIVKKQNSIGTIEGNVGDIIGPEKINEQCLTDDEIVKLSDYGIKIENMYKKSQDIEWAFDEDTKNLYILQSRPITTLKEVKGEEESMVDKEELKMLVRGLPASPGLASGEVRRIDDISEIEKVQEGDILVTVMTNPDMVPAMKRASAVVTDEGGRTCHAAIVSRELGIPCIVGAKTATEVLKECMIITVDATRGVVYEGKVLQEEKKEKEETKVSQGTVISEEIIHQLAPVTATKIYMNLGEPTIIDRYKHLPFDGIGLMRTEFIFSNMVGAHPMYLVKTGQGQLLIDKMAEGITMVAQEIYPKPIVVRLSDFRTNEFRGLKGGEEVEPIENNPMIGWRGVSRYISPEYEEGFRLECRAMKKVRDEYGLTNVWAMLPFVRTTWELEKVKEIMAEEGLEQGNDFKIWIMAEVPSVVFQAEEFAQLVDGFSIGSNDLTQLVMGADRDSGILNTMGYFDERNEAVKRAISILIKAAHKYGKTISICGQGPSQYPEFAEFLVEEGIDSMSVNPDTVANTRRAVAAVEQRMILKKIRDFK; encoded by the coding sequence ATGAAATATGAGTATATTAAGTGGTTTAACCATATCGATAAAAATGATATACTAATAGTAGGAGGAAAAGGAGCAAATTTAGGAGAACTGACACAAAATGGTGTAGATGTACCACCTGGATTTTGTATAACCGCTGATGCTTATACAAGATTTATTAAACTGGCAAACTTAGAAGATAATATAAAGGAAAAAATAGATAATTTAGATGTGGAAGATTCAGCTGAATTACACAAAATAAGTGCTGATGTTAGAAAAATGATAAAAGAAGTAGAAATTCCAGAAGAATTAAGAGAAGAAATAATATCAGCCTATAAAGAATTTAGCGAAAAAATAAAAATAGAAGAACCTTTTGTAGCCATAAGAAGTTCAGCAACGGCTGAAGATTTGCCAGAAGCGTCTTTTGCTGGACAACAAGATACTTATTTACATATAAGTGGTGCAGATGCAGTGTTGGAACATGCTAAAAAATGCTGGGCATCTTTATGGACTGCAAGGGCTGTATATTATAGAGAAACTCAAGGTTTTGATCATTTTGATGTAGCCTTAAGTGTAGTAGTACAAAAGATGATAAATAGTGAAAAATCAGGAGTGATGTTTACAGCTAATCCAGTTAACTGTAATATAGATGAGTTAATGATTAATGCAAGTTGGGGATTAGGGGAGGCAATAGTAGGCGGAAATGTTACTCCAGATGAATATATTGTAAGTAAAGAGAATAAGGAAATAATAGAAAAACATATAGCAGAAAAAACTGTTATGATAGTTAAAAAACAAAATAGTATAGGAACAATTGAAGGTAATGTAGGAGATATAATAGGTCCAGAAAAGATAAATGAACAATGTTTAACAGATGATGAAATAGTTAAATTAAGTGATTACGGTATAAAAATAGAGAACATGTATAAGAAATCTCAAGATATTGAATGGGCTTTCGATGAAGATACAAAAAATCTATATATACTTCAATCAAGACCAATTACTACTTTGAAAGAAGTAAAGGGGGAAGAAGAGAGTATGGTAGATAAAGAAGAATTAAAAATGTTAGTTAGAGGATTGCCAGCATCTCCCGGATTAGCTAGTGGGGAAGTAAGAAGAATAGATGATATTTCAGAAATCGAAAAAGTCCAAGAAGGAGATATATTGGTTACAGTAATGACTAACCCAGATATGGTTCCTGCTATGAAGAGGGCTAGTGCTGTTGTAACAGATGAAGGGGGAAGAACTTGTCATGCTGCTATAGTTTCTAGGGAATTAGGAATACCATGTATAGTTGGTGCTAAGACTGCAACGGAAGTATTAAAAGAGTGTATGATAATAACAGTAGACGCTACTAGGGGAGTAGTTTATGAAGGGAAAGTTTTACAAGAGGAAAAGAAGGAAAAAGAAGAAACAAAGGTTTCTCAAGGTACCGTAATATCAGAAGAGATAATTCATCAATTAGCACCAGTAACAGCAACAAAAATATATATGAATCTTGGAGAACCAACAATTATTGATAGGTATAAGCATTTACCTTTTGATGGTATAGGATTAATGAGGACAGAATTTATTTTTTCAAACATGGTTGGAGCTCATCCAATGTATCTAGTTAAAACTGGGCAAGGACAGCTACTAATAGATAAAATGGCAGAAGGAATTACAATGGTAGCTCAAGAAATATATCCAAAGCCTATAGTAGTTAGATTAAGTGATTTCAGAACAAATGAATTTAGAGGACTCAAAGGCGGGGAAGAAGTAGAACCAATAGAAAATAATCCAATGATAGGCTGGAGAGGTGTTTCAAGATATATCTCACCAGAATATGAAGAAGGATTTAGATTAGAATGTAGAGCAATGAAAAAAGTAAGAGATGAATATGGACTTACAAACGTATGGGCAATGTTGCCTTTTGTGAGAACTACTTGGGAACTAGAAAAAGTAAAAGAAATAATGGCTGAAGAAGGCTTAGAACAAGGGAATGATTTTAAGATATGGATAATGGCAGAGGTACCATCAGTAGTATTCCAAGCTGAAGAATTTGCTCAACTAGTTGATGGATTTAGTATTGGAAGTAATGATTTAACTCAACTTGTAATGGGAGCAGATAGAGATTCAGGTATATTAAACACTATGGGATACTTTGACGAAAGAAACGAGGCAGTAAAAAGGGCAATATCTATACTTATAAAAGCAGCCCATAAATATGGTAAAACTATTTCTATCTGTGGTCAGGGACCATCACAATATCCAGAATTTGCTGAGTTCCTAGTTGAAGAAGGAATAGACAGTATGAGTGTAAACCCTGATACTGTTGCCAATACAAGAAGAGCCGTCGCAGCAGTAGAACAAAGAATGATCTTGAAAAAGATTAGAGATTTTAAATAA
- a CDS encoding DUF3787 domain-containing protein has translation MGKNKDNRFKEKKVSIPIENQNTAAYYNIKGLTPIAKVPIPTLSGVRDAKEWVDENRK, from the coding sequence TTGGGAAAAAATAAAGACAATAGATTTAAGGAAAAGAAAGTCTCTATCCCTATAGAAAATCAAAATACTGCAGCATATTATAATATAAAAGGTCTAACTCCTATTGCAAAAGTTCCTATACCAACTTTATCTGGGGTAAGAGATGCTAAAGAATGGGTAGACGAAAATAGAAAATAA
- a CDS encoding MetQ/NlpA family ABC transporter substrate-binding protein, whose amino-acid sequence MKKISLIFLTLILTFTLFTGCGKEENSNKIKIGVSPVPHSEIIEFIKDDLEKDGVEVEIVEFTDYIIPNKALDDKDIDANFFQHEPYMNDFREKEDLDIVSLGAVHIEPMGLFSTKHDNINDLKDGSTIAIPNDATNGGRALLLLEQNGLIKLDDKAGLLATENDIVENPKNLEIEALEAAQLPRVLNDLDGAIINGNYALEADLVPTEDALILEEKDSPFANIIAIRKGEENEEKFKILMKHIQSDKVKKFIEDNYEGTLIPAF is encoded by the coding sequence TTGAAAAAAATATCATTAATTTTTTTAACATTAATACTAACTTTTACATTATTTACTGGCTGTGGAAAAGAAGAAAATAGTAATAAAATTAAAATAGGAGTATCTCCAGTTCCTCATAGTGAAATTATTGAATTTATTAAAGATGATTTGGAGAAAGATGGAGTTGAAGTTGAGATTGTTGAATTTACTGATTATATTATACCTAATAAAGCTTTAGACGACAAAGATATAGATGCAAACTTCTTTCAACATGAGCCTTATATGAATGATTTTAGAGAAAAAGAGGATTTGGATATTGTCTCCTTGGGAGCTGTCCATATAGAACCTATGGGATTATTTTCAACTAAGCATGATAATATAAATGATTTAAAAGATGGTAGCACTATAGCTATTCCTAACGATGCTACTAATGGTGGTAGAGCATTACTTCTTCTTGAACAAAATGGCTTAATTAAATTAGATGATAAAGCAGGTTTACTTGCTACAGAAAATGATATAGTTGAAAACCCAAAAAATTTAGAGATTGAAGCTTTAGAAGCTGCACAACTTCCTAGAGTTTTAAATGACCTAGATGGAGCAATTATAAATGGAAATTATGCTTTAGAGGCGGATTTAGTTCCCACAGAAGATGCCCTTATTTTAGAAGAAAAAGATTCCCCTTTCGCTAATATTATAGCCATTAGAAAAGGGGAAGAAAATGAAGAAAAATTTAAGATACTTATGAAGCATATTCAAAGTGATAAAGTTAAAAAGTTTATTGAAGATAATTATGAAGGAACATTAATACCAGCATTTTAA
- a CDS encoding HD domain-containing protein: protein MYNKDLEKEIEFIIELDKMKSIFRQTSLVDKSRRENDAEHSWHIAVMTMLLSKYANEDINECKVIKMLLVHDLVEIYAGDTFCYDEIGNLDKKEREKVAADKLFSMLPEKEGKEISELWEEFEEMETKDALFAASMDRLQPMLQNYYSGGGTWRKFNISKGQVYERISPIKKSSKELWEYVENMLDDALEKGFMSGEEK from the coding sequence ATGTACAATAAAGATTTAGAAAAAGAAATAGAATTTATAATTGAACTAGATAAAATGAAAAGTATCTTCAGGCAAACTAGTCTTGTAGACAAATCAAGAAGAGAAAATGATGCAGAACATTCTTGGCATATAGCTGTAATGACTATGCTCCTTTCTAAATATGCAAATGAAGATATAAATGAATGTAAAGTGATAAAAATGCTTTTAGTCCATGATTTAGTAGAAATATATGCAGGCGACACTTTTTGTTATGATGAAATAGGAAATTTAGACAAAAAGGAAAGAGAAAAAGTTGCAGCAGATAAATTATTTAGTATGCTTCCAGAAAAAGAAGGTAAGGAAATAAGTGAATTATGGGAAGAATTTGAGGAAATGGAAACAAAGGATGCATTATTTGCAGCTTCTATGGATAGATTGCAACCTATGCTACAAAATTATTATTCAGGTGGAGGAACCTGGAGGAAGTTTAATATTTCTAAGGGACAAGTATATGAAAGAATTTCCCCAATAAAGAAAAGTTCAAAGGAGCTTTGGGAGTACGTAGAAAATATGTTGGATGATGCTTTAGAAAAGGGATTTATGTCTGGAGAAGAGAAGTAA
- the nifJ gene encoding pyruvate:ferredoxin (flavodoxin) oxidoreductase translates to MTRKMKTMDGNEAAAYISYAFTEVAAIYPITPSSTMAELVDVWSNQGRKNIFGQKVRVEEMQSEAGAAGTVHGSLQGGALTTTYTASQGLLLMIPNMYKMAGELLPAVFHVSARALATHALSIFGDHQDVMATRQTGFALLCSGSVQETMDLAGVAHLSAIKGKVPFLHFFDGFRTSHEIQKIEVIEYEELEKLLDKEKVDEFRNRSLNPERPVVRGTAQNPDIYFQGMEVSNPHYEEIPNIVENYMNEINKITGSDYKPFNYYGHENAENIIVAMGSVCQTIEEVIDYLNNKGEKVGLIKVRLYRPFSKKHFLDVLPSTVKKVAVLDRTKESGSLGEPLYLDVRNLFYDTDIKPLIVGGRYGLGSKDTTPEQIIAVYENLNKSEPKNNFTIGIVDDITNNSLDTKESIDTSPKGTIRCKFWGLGSDGTVGANKMAIKIIGDNTPLYAQGYFSYDSKKSGGTTVSHLRFGESPIKSTYLVYESDYISCHNKSYIYHYDILKGLKKGGTFVLNSPWKEEELEEKLPNKLKKYIKDNNIDFYIIDAEDIAQEIGLGTRINMIMQAAFFKLAKVIPLDDAVKYLKEFINKTYGKKGSKVVDMNYKAVDEGINALVKVNVPDTWGDLEEEKEEIKDEPKFVKKIQRPMAKLEGDQLPTSAFQSMEDGTFPMGTTAYEKRGIAVMVPQWQTDKCIQCNQCSYICPHAVIRPFLLDEEEKRNAPETFETKKAVGKGLEGLEYRIQVSPLDCTGCGNCADICPAPGKALVMVKAEKEIERQEENWEYAANNIIYKDNLMKKTMLKGSQFSKPLLEFHGACAGCGETAYLKLVTQLYGDRAIIANATGCSSIWGASAPSIPYTTTHGGKGPAWANSLFEDNAEFGFGIYLATKQIRQKLKELMEEGIESNISEECSQIFKEWIESIDDGEKSKEVSERLVNILSKDEYKDNFIVKEILKRKDFLVKKSQWIVGGDGWAYDIGYGGLDHVLSKNEDVNILVFDTEVYSNTGGQASKATPTASAAKFASAGKRTKKKDLGRMAMTYGYVYVAQVSLGANMNHTIKTIVEAENYNGPSLIIAYAPCVSHGIKVGMGKTVKQEKKAVESGYWHLYRYDPKLKEEGKNPFVLDSKEPKESLKEFLLGEVRYSQLQRTFPELAEELYEKAEKDAKERYEIYKNMAEIK, encoded by the coding sequence ATGACTAGGAAAATGAAAACTATGGATGGAAATGAAGCAGCAGCTTATATATCTTATGCTTTTACTGAAGTTGCAGCTATATATCCAATTACTCCATCATCTACAATGGCAGAATTAGTGGATGTATGGTCTAATCAAGGGAGAAAAAATATTTTTGGACAAAAAGTAAGAGTGGAAGAAATGCAATCAGAAGCAGGGGCAGCAGGAACCGTCCATGGTTCTTTGCAAGGAGGAGCATTAACTACTACTTATACCGCTTCTCAAGGTCTACTTCTTATGATACCAAATATGTATAAAATGGCAGGAGAACTTTTGCCAGCAGTATTTCATGTTTCTGCTAGGGCATTAGCAACTCACGCCTTAAGTATTTTCGGAGATCATCAAGATGTTATGGCCACAAGGCAAACTGGTTTTGCATTACTTTGTTCAGGTAGTGTTCAAGAGACTATGGATTTAGCAGGAGTTGCTCATTTGTCCGCTATTAAAGGGAAGGTACCTTTTTTACATTTTTTCGATGGATTTAGAACTAGTCACGAAATACAAAAAATAGAAGTAATTGAATATGAAGAATTAGAAAAGTTATTAGATAAAGAGAAAGTAGATGAATTTAGAAATAGATCCTTAAATCCAGAAAGACCAGTGGTTAGAGGTACAGCCCAAAATCCAGACATTTATTTTCAAGGAATGGAAGTATCAAATCCCCACTATGAGGAGATTCCAAATATAGTAGAAAATTATATGAACGAAATAAATAAAATTACAGGAAGTGACTATAAGCCTTTCAATTATTATGGTCATGAAAATGCGGAAAATATTATTGTAGCTATGGGTTCAGTATGTCAAACTATCGAGGAAGTTATAGACTATCTGAATAATAAGGGAGAAAAAGTAGGATTAATAAAGGTTCGATTATATCGACCTTTTTCTAAGAAACATTTCCTTGATGTACTTCCTAGTACAGTTAAGAAAGTAGCTGTATTAGATAGAACTAAAGAGTCTGGTTCTTTAGGTGAACCTTTGTATTTAGATGTAAGAAATTTATTTTATGATACGGATATTAAGCCATTAATTGTAGGAGGAAGATATGGATTAGGTTCAAAGGATACTACTCCAGAACAAATAATAGCAGTATATGAAAATTTAAATAAATCTGAACCTAAGAATAATTTTACTATAGGTATTGTTGATGATATTACTAATAACTCTTTAGATACGAAAGAATCTATTGATACTTCACCTAAAGGGACTATTAGATGTAAATTTTGGGGATTAGGTTCTGATGGGACGGTAGGAGCAAATAAAATGGCAATAAAAATAATAGGGGATAATACACCATTATATGCTCAAGGTTATTTTTCCTATGACAGTAAAAAATCAGGTGGAACTACAGTTTCTCATCTGAGGTTTGGAGAAAGCCCTATAAAATCGACTTATTTAGTTTATGAATCAGACTATATTTCCTGTCACAATAAATCCTATATATATCATTATGATATTTTAAAAGGATTAAAAAAGGGTGGTACTTTTGTTTTAAACTCTCCTTGGAAAGAAGAAGAATTAGAAGAAAAACTACCTAATAAGCTAAAGAAGTATATAAAAGATAACAATATAGACTTTTATATAATAGATGCAGAGGACATTGCTCAGGAAATAGGGTTAGGTACTAGGATAAATATGATAATGCAGGCTGCATTTTTTAAGCTAGCTAAAGTAATACCTTTAGATGATGCAGTAAAGTATTTAAAAGAGTTTATAAACAAAACCTATGGTAAAAAGGGTTCAAAGGTTGTAGACATGAATTATAAAGCGGTAGATGAGGGAATAAATGCATTAGTAAAAGTTAATGTCCCTGATACTTGGGGAGATTTAGAAGAAGAAAAGGAAGAAATAAAGGATGAACCAAAATTTGTAAAGAAAATTCAACGACCAATGGCCAAACTAGAAGGAGATCAGCTTCCAACTAGTGCCTTTCAAAGTATGGAAGATGGAACATTTCCCATGGGAACTACAGCCTATGAGAAAAGAGGAATTGCTGTTATGGTTCCTCAATGGCAAACAGATAAATGTATTCAATGTAATCAATGTTCCTACATTTGTCCTCATGCAGTTATTAGGCCATTCTTACTAGATGAAGAGGAAAAAAGAAATGCTCCAGAAACCTTTGAGACTAAGAAAGCTGTGGGAAAAGGGCTAGAAGGTTTAGAATATAGGATACAGGTAAGCCCTCTTGATTGTACAGGATGTGGAAACTGTGCTGATATTTGTCCAGCACCTGGAAAGGCTTTAGTAATGGTTAAGGCTGAAAAAGAAATAGAAAGACAAGAAGAAAATTGGGAGTATGCTGCAAATAATATTATCTACAAAGATAATTTAATGAAAAAGACAATGTTAAAGGGAAGCCAATTTTCAAAGCCTTTACTTGAATTTCATGGAGCCTGTGCAGGATGTGGAGAAACTGCCTATTTAAAACTAGTTACTCAACTATATGGGGATAGGGCCATTATTGCCAACGCTACAGGCTGTTCTTCAATATGGGGAGCTAGTGCTCCAAGTATTCCATATACTACTACCCATGGTGGAAAAGGACCAGCTTGGGCAAATTCATTATTTGAGGATAATGCAGAATTTGGATTTGGAATTTATTTAGCAACAAAACAAATAAGGCAAAAGCTAAAGGAATTAATGGAGGAAGGAATAGAATCTAATATTAGTGAAGAATGTAGTCAAATATTTAAAGAGTGGATAGAATCAATAGATGATGGAGAAAAATCTAAAGAAGTATCTGAAAGACTAGTTAATATATTAAGTAAAGATGAGTATAAAGATAACTTTATAGTAAAAGAAATTCTTAAAAGAAAGGATTTCTTAGTTAAGAAGAGTCAATGGATAGTAGGTGGAGATGGCTGGGCTTACGATATAGGATATGGAGGATTAGATCATGTACTTTCTAAAAATGAAGATGTAAATATTTTAGTTTTTGATACGGAAGTATACTCTAATACTGGGGGTCAGGCATCAAAGGCGACTCCTACAGCCTCGGCAGCTAAATTTGCTTCGGCAGGGAAAAGAACTAAAAAGAAAGATTTAGGTAGAATGGCTATGACTTATGGATATGTTTATGTAGCCCAAGTATCTTTAGGTGCAAATATGAACCATACAATAAAAACTATTGTAGAAGCAGAAAATTATAATGGGCCTTCTTTAATAATAGCTTATGCACCTTGTGTAAGTCATGGTATAAAAGTGGGAATGGGTAAAACTGTTAAACAGGAAAAGAAAGCTGTAGAATCTGGATATTGGCATCTATATAGATATGACCCAAAATTAAAAGAAGAGGGAAAAAATCCTTTTGTACTAGATTCTAAAGAACCAAAAGAATCTCTGAAAGAATTTTTATTAGGAGAAGTAAGGTATTCCCAGTTGCAACGTACATTCCCAGAGTTAGCAGAAGAATTGTATGAGAAGGCAGAAAAGGATGCCAAAGAAAGATATGAAATCTATAAAAATATGGCAGAAATAAAATGA